In a single window of the Raphanus sativus cultivar WK10039 chromosome 9, ASM80110v3, whole genome shotgun sequence genome:
- the LOC108825460 gene encoding zinc finger CCCH domain-containing protein 44 isoform X3 yields MAEEEKEWEDWCFICKDGGSLMLCDYKDCPKAYHASCVENDIPAGESDDSSYICEWHSCYLCGKRPKLLCLCCPHSVCESCVTHAEFIHLKPNKGLCNQCQEYVVVLEEIQKYDAAGDKLDLTDTDTFECLFLECWEIAKKQEDITFEDVLRAKRSQRKVTKLRHKDAPRSSLNDAHTSKLRNQVAKLKHIVDRKHSLSDHKDVRRSSLSDAYTTSKSQKQVAKLKHRVDDAEDYKAVGKNKHTVFIRWCSKPLIDFLTSIGEDTRRAMSQHNVESVILKYINQENLLDQIKKKKVRCDEKLYSIFGKRSVKQRKIHRLLDAHFKDNLEPLECNNLEPCKKKQRIEMSHEKTYEKEVKPQIWPTKACKNEVKPQIWPAKTCENEVKPEMKPTETCEKEVKPEMKPTETCEKEVKPEMRPTGFAAINADNIKRVYVRKSLVLELLKKHTESFEEKVVGCFVKVRNDPRDRIPYQVLQVTGIKTADDHSQGLLLDVAGMTSSVSISKLDDSDISKEEIEHLKKKVTSGLLRQPTVVSC; encoded by the exons ATGGCGGAGGAGGAGAAAGAGTGGGAGGACTGGTGCTTCATCTGCAAAGACGGTGGTAGTCTAATGCTCTGTGACTACAA GGACTGTCCAAAAGCTTATCATGCCTCTTGCGTTGAAAATGATATTCCAGCTGGAGAGAGTGACGATTCTTCTTATATCTGCG AATGGCACAGTTGCTACTTGTGTGGGAAGAGACCGAAGCTGCTCTGTCTCTGTTGCCCACATTCTGTATGTGAAAGCTGTGTTACTCATGCTGAGTTTATTCACCTCAAACCGAACAAAGGGTTATGCAACCAGTGCCAGGAGTATGTTGTTGTTTTGGAAGAGATTCAAAAGTATGATGCTGCTGGG GATAAGCTCGACCTAACTGATACGGATACATTTGAGTGCCTGTTTCTCGAGTGTTGGGAGATagcaaaaaaacaagaagacatCACTTTTGAGGATGTCCTTCGCGCTAAACGTTCACAAAGGAAAGTTACCAAGTTAAGGCACAAAGATGCTCCCAGATCTTCACTCAACGATGCACACACTTCAAAGTTACGGAATCAAGTCGCCAAGCTGAAGCACATAGTTGATCGTAAGCATTCACTGTCTGACCACAAAGACGTCCGCAGATCTTCGCTCAGTGATGCATACACTACTTCAAAGTCACAGAAGCAAGTCGCCAAGCTGAAGCACAGAGTTGATGATGCGGAAGATTATAAAGCGGTGGGCAAAAACAAGCACACGGTGTTTATCAGATGGTGTTCAAAGCCGCTCATTGACTTCCTGACATCAATAGGGGAAGATACAAGACGTGCAATGTCACAGCACAACGTGGAGTCTGTTATCCTCAAATACATAAATCAGGAAAACCTGCTTGAccagataaagaagaagaaagttcgTTGCGATGAGAAGCTGTATTCTATCTTCGGCAAGAGGTCTGTGAAACAAAGAAAGATTCATAGACTTTTAGATGCTCACTTCAAAGACAACCTTGAGCCGTTGGAATGTAACAACCTTGAGCCGTGcaagaagaagcagaggatAGAAATGTCACATGAGAAAACTTATGAGAAGGAAGTGAAACCACAAATCTGGCCAACCAAGGCTTGTAAAAATGAAGTGAAACCTCAAATCTGGCCAGCCAAGACGTGTGAAAATGAAGTGAAACCTGAAATGAAGCCAACGGAGACGTGTGAAAAGGAAGTGAAACCTGAAATGAAGCCAACGGAGACTTGTGAAAAGGAAGTGAAACCTGAAATGCGGCCAACTGGTTTCGCTGCGATCAATGCAGATAATATAAAGCGTGTTTATGTGCGGAAGAGTTTGGTTCTGGAGTTATTGAAGAAGCATACAGAGAGCTTTGAGGAAAAGGTAGTGGGATGCTTTGTGAAAGTGAGGAATGACCCTAGGGACCGTATACCATACCAGGTCTTGCAGGTTACAG GCATTAAAACTGCTGATGACCATAGTCAGGGCCTGCTTCTTGATGTTGCTGGTATGACAAGTAGTGTTAGCATTTCCAAGTTGGATGATTCCGACATAAGCAAG GAAGAGATTGAACATTTGAAGAAAAAAGTGACAAGTGGACTTTTGAGACAGCCAACTGTTGTAAGTTGTTAA
- the LOC130499806 gene encoding uncharacterized protein LOC130499806: MGRKGAAAKKDKNLKAEESEKRGTVENLMDHREGAAGAKGEEYDKQIVSLTEAAAKIDPPHLIDHLVKAMRECLCGDDELLSRYTDYFEEAFSGVAFPWVKMFKDAPLSTLIDIPLSQIPTPLYKFSVDWIQQRQIEYLSDIVSWLCDRILDNLAEGGDNVPASYRPRSQAGHFVVLAMVLRCRPDSLVAVLPSLRDKDTYQGPDKLPLIVWMMAQASVGDLSTGLYSWMCNLLPLVSNDKCCPQSLDLVLQLAEFILSRPEALTILVKGGGVMEGQRLVPLPSLEILLRLTFPAPSARVETTKRFEAIYPLLKEVALSPERAGGGRFAMKKLFSFALTLAGDKGNHVLLTKEATSIAIRTLTENIDCFDLWDKLYMDNPEVSVSLLKKLVDEWNSHFFRLSTSPSETLTDIVKQTIESFRRQNKRAIAEGGANCSLYKEADEYCKLISWRLLRVSAMTAGVVTAASAALSFAAVAASRYL; encoded by the exons ATGGGTCGCAAGGGTGCTGCTGCGAAGAAGGATAAGAATCTGAAGGCGGAGGAATCTGAGAAGCGAGGGACGGTAGAAAACCTAATGGATCATCGCGAGGGTGCGGCGGGGGCGAAGGGGGAGGAATATGATAAGCAGATAGTGTCTCTGACCGAAGCAGCGGCAAAGATCGATCCTCCTCATCTTATTGATCACCTCGTCAAAGCAATG AGAGAGTGTTTGTGTGGGGATGATGAGCTGTTGTCGAGGTATACCGATTACTTTGAAGAGGCATTCTCAGGAGTAGCGTTCCCATGGGTGAAGATGTTCAAGGACGCTCCTTTGTCCACTCTCATCGAT ATTCCGTTATCTCAAATTCCTACGCCTCTCTACAAATTTTCAGTCGATTGGATCCAACAACGTCAAATTGAATATCTCTCGGATATTGTATCTTGGTTGTGTGATCGTATTCTGGACAATTTGGCTGAAGGTGGTGACAATGTTCCAGCATCTTATCGCCCCAGATCTCAG GCGGGACATTTTGTTGTATTGGCTATGGTATTGCGCTGTAGACCTGATTCTTTGGTTGCGGTTTTGCCTTCACTGAGGGATAAAGACACGTATCAAGGACCCGACAAGCTTCCCCTTATTGTTTGGATGATGGCTCAGGCCTCCGTAGGTGATTTATCTACTGGCTTGTATTCATGGATGTGTAACTTGCTACCGCTAGTCAGTAATGACAAGTGCTGCCCTCAGTCTTTGGATCTCGTCCTTCAATTAGCTGAGTT CATTTTGTCTCGTCCGGAGGCTCTCACTATACTCGTAAAAGGAGGTGGTGTTATGGAAGGACAGCGTCTGGTTCCACTTCCTTCACTTGAGATCTTGCTGCGCCTCACATTCCCTGCTCCATCCGCAAGAGTTGAg ACTACAAAGAGGTTTGAGGCAATTTATCCCTTGTTGAAGGAAGTGGCTCTTTCACCAGAGAGGGCAGGAGGAGGAAGATTTGCCATGAAAAAATTATTCTCGTTTGCCTTGACCTTAGCTGGAGATAAAG GGAATCATGTCTTATTAACCAAGGAAGCTACATCAATCGCTATCAGAACTCTGACCGAAAACATAGACTGCTTTGACCTTTGGGACAAACTTTATATGGATAATCCAGAAGTCAGTGTTTCTCTTCTTAAGAAGCTTGTAGACGAATGGAACAGTCATTTCTTCAGGCTATCAACATCACCAAGTGAGACTCTCACTGACATTGTCAAACAAACTATAGAGAGCTTCAGGCGTCAG AACAAAAGAGCCATCGCTGAAGGAGGAGCCAATTGTTCTCTTTACAAAGAAGCTGACGAGTACTGCAAACTGATCTCTTGGAGACTCCTGCGTGTAAGTGCCATGACAGCTGGAGTAGTTACTGCTGCATCAGCAGCTCTATCATTCGCTGCAGTAGCAGCCAGCCGCTATCTATAG
- the LOC108825460 gene encoding uncharacterized protein At5g08430 isoform X2 encodes MAEEEKEWEDWCFICKDGGSLMLCDYKDCPKAYHASCVENDIPAGESDDSSYICEWHSCYLCGKRPKLLCLCCPHSVCESCVTHAEFIHLKPNKGLCNQCQEYVVVLEEIQKYDAAGDKLDLTDTDTFECLFLECWEIAKKQEDITFEDVLRAKRSQRKVTKLRHKDAPRSSLNDAHTSKLRNQVAKLKHIVDRKHSLSDHKDVRRSSLSDAYTTSKSQKQVAKLKHRVDDAEDYKAVGKNKHTVFIRWCSKPLIDFLTSIGEDTRRAMSQHNVESVILKYINQENLLDQIKKKKVRCDEKLYSIFGKRSVKQRKIHRLLDAHFKDNLEPLECNNLEPCKKKQRIEMSHEKTYEKEVKPQIWPTKACKNEVKPQIWPAKTCENEVKPEMKPTETCEKEVKPEMKPTETCEKEVKPEMRPTGFAAINADNIKRVYVRKSLVLELLKKHTESFEEKVVGCFVKVRNDPRDRIPYQVLQVTGIKTADDHSQGLLLDVAGMTSSVSISKLDDSDISKEEIEHLKKKVTSGLLRQPTVVEMEQKAKALHEDITKHWIARQLIILQKRVNCANEKGRREELDEYLEQRERLQKPSEQERLLRETPRIIEDLIEIKREPAASSESSKQGNMSGMSQEAAIEID; translated from the exons ATGGCGGAGGAGGAGAAAGAGTGGGAGGACTGGTGCTTCATCTGCAAAGACGGTGGTAGTCTAATGCTCTGTGACTACAA GGACTGTCCAAAAGCTTATCATGCCTCTTGCGTTGAAAATGATATTCCAGCTGGAGAGAGTGACGATTCTTCTTATATCTGCG AATGGCACAGTTGCTACTTGTGTGGGAAGAGACCGAAGCTGCTCTGTCTCTGTTGCCCACATTCTGTATGTGAAAGCTGTGTTACTCATGCTGAGTTTATTCACCTCAAACCGAACAAAGGGTTATGCAACCAGTGCCAGGAGTATGTTGTTGTTTTGGAAGAGATTCAAAAGTATGATGCTGCTGGG GATAAGCTCGACCTAACTGATACGGATACATTTGAGTGCCTGTTTCTCGAGTGTTGGGAGATagcaaaaaaacaagaagacatCACTTTTGAGGATGTCCTTCGCGCTAAACGTTCACAAAGGAAAGTTACCAAGTTAAGGCACAAAGATGCTCCCAGATCTTCACTCAACGATGCACACACTTCAAAGTTACGGAATCAAGTCGCCAAGCTGAAGCACATAGTTGATCGTAAGCATTCACTGTCTGACCACAAAGACGTCCGCAGATCTTCGCTCAGTGATGCATACACTACTTCAAAGTCACAGAAGCAAGTCGCCAAGCTGAAGCACAGAGTTGATGATGCGGAAGATTATAAAGCGGTGGGCAAAAACAAGCACACGGTGTTTATCAGATGGTGTTCAAAGCCGCTCATTGACTTCCTGACATCAATAGGGGAAGATACAAGACGTGCAATGTCACAGCACAACGTGGAGTCTGTTATCCTCAAATACATAAATCAGGAAAACCTGCTTGAccagataaagaagaagaaagttcgTTGCGATGAGAAGCTGTATTCTATCTTCGGCAAGAGGTCTGTGAAACAAAGAAAGATTCATAGACTTTTAGATGCTCACTTCAAAGACAACCTTGAGCCGTTGGAATGTAACAACCTTGAGCCGTGcaagaagaagcagaggatAGAAATGTCACATGAGAAAACTTATGAGAAGGAAGTGAAACCACAAATCTGGCCAACCAAGGCTTGTAAAAATGAAGTGAAACCTCAAATCTGGCCAGCCAAGACGTGTGAAAATGAAGTGAAACCTGAAATGAAGCCAACGGAGACGTGTGAAAAGGAAGTGAAACCTGAAATGAAGCCAACGGAGACTTGTGAAAAGGAAGTGAAACCTGAAATGCGGCCAACTGGTTTCGCTGCGATCAATGCAGATAATATAAAGCGTGTTTATGTGCGGAAGAGTTTGGTTCTGGAGTTATTGAAGAAGCATACAGAGAGCTTTGAGGAAAAGGTAGTGGGATGCTTTGTGAAAGTGAGGAATGACCCTAGGGACCGTATACCATACCAGGTCTTGCAGGTTACAG GCATTAAAACTGCTGATGACCATAGTCAGGGCCTGCTTCTTGATGTTGCTGGTATGACAAGTAGTGTTAGCATTTCCAAGTTGGATGATTCCGACATAAGCAAG GAAGAGATTGAACATTTGAAGAAAAAAGTGACAAGTGGACTTTTGAGACAGCCAACTGTT GTTGAGATGGAGCAGAAGGCTAAGGCTCTCCATGAAGATATAACAAAACAt tggaTTGCAAGGCAGCTTATCATCCTGCAGAAACGCGTCAACTGTGCTAATGAGAAAGGACGGAGAGAAGA ATTAGACGAGTATTTGGAGCAGAGAGAGCGTCTCCAAAAACCGTCAGAGCAGGAGAGACTATTAAGAGAGACTCCAAGGATCATTGAAGACCTCATTGAGATTAAACGAGAACCAGCCGCATCCTCAGAGAGCAGCAAACAAGGGAACATGAGTGGTATGTCTCAGGAGGCGGCGATAGAGATCGACTGA
- the LOC108825460 gene encoding uncharacterized protein At5g08430 isoform X1 has protein sequence MAEEEKEWEDWCFICKDGGSLMLCDYKDCPKAYHASCVENDIPAGESDDSSYICEWHSCYLCGKRPKLLCLCCPHSVCESCVTHAEFIHLKPNKGLCNQCQEYVVVLEEIQKYDAAGDKLDLTDTDTFECLFLECWEIAKKQEDITFEDVLRAKRSQRKVTKLRHKDAPRSSLNDAHTSKLRNQVAKLKHIVDRKHSLSDHKDVRRSSLSDAYTTSKSQKQVAKLKHRVDDAEDYKAVGKNKHTVFIRWCSKPLIDFLTSIGEDTRRAMSQHNVESVILKYINQENLLDQIKKKKVRCDEKLYSIFGKRSVKQRKIHRLLDAHFKDNLEPLECNNLEPCKKKQRIEMSHEKTYEKEVKPQIWPTKACKNEVKPQIWPAKTCENEVKPEMKPTETCEKEVKPEMKPTETCEKEVKPEMRPTGFAAINADNIKRVYVRKSLVLELLKKHTESFEEKVVGCFVKVRNDPRDRIPYQVLQVTGIKTADDHSQGLLLDVAGMTSSVSISKLDDSDISKEEIEHLKKKVTSGLLRQPTVVEMEQKAKALHEDITKHWIARQLIILQKRVNCANEKGRREDIAGVYCTLDEYLEQRERLQKPSEQERLLRETPRIIEDLIEIKREPAASSESSKQGNMSGMSQEAAIEID, from the exons ATGGCGGAGGAGGAGAAAGAGTGGGAGGACTGGTGCTTCATCTGCAAAGACGGTGGTAGTCTAATGCTCTGTGACTACAA GGACTGTCCAAAAGCTTATCATGCCTCTTGCGTTGAAAATGATATTCCAGCTGGAGAGAGTGACGATTCTTCTTATATCTGCG AATGGCACAGTTGCTACTTGTGTGGGAAGAGACCGAAGCTGCTCTGTCTCTGTTGCCCACATTCTGTATGTGAAAGCTGTGTTACTCATGCTGAGTTTATTCACCTCAAACCGAACAAAGGGTTATGCAACCAGTGCCAGGAGTATGTTGTTGTTTTGGAAGAGATTCAAAAGTATGATGCTGCTGGG GATAAGCTCGACCTAACTGATACGGATACATTTGAGTGCCTGTTTCTCGAGTGTTGGGAGATagcaaaaaaacaagaagacatCACTTTTGAGGATGTCCTTCGCGCTAAACGTTCACAAAGGAAAGTTACCAAGTTAAGGCACAAAGATGCTCCCAGATCTTCACTCAACGATGCACACACTTCAAAGTTACGGAATCAAGTCGCCAAGCTGAAGCACATAGTTGATCGTAAGCATTCACTGTCTGACCACAAAGACGTCCGCAGATCTTCGCTCAGTGATGCATACACTACTTCAAAGTCACAGAAGCAAGTCGCCAAGCTGAAGCACAGAGTTGATGATGCGGAAGATTATAAAGCGGTGGGCAAAAACAAGCACACGGTGTTTATCAGATGGTGTTCAAAGCCGCTCATTGACTTCCTGACATCAATAGGGGAAGATACAAGACGTGCAATGTCACAGCACAACGTGGAGTCTGTTATCCTCAAATACATAAATCAGGAAAACCTGCTTGAccagataaagaagaagaaagttcgTTGCGATGAGAAGCTGTATTCTATCTTCGGCAAGAGGTCTGTGAAACAAAGAAAGATTCATAGACTTTTAGATGCTCACTTCAAAGACAACCTTGAGCCGTTGGAATGTAACAACCTTGAGCCGTGcaagaagaagcagaggatAGAAATGTCACATGAGAAAACTTATGAGAAGGAAGTGAAACCACAAATCTGGCCAACCAAGGCTTGTAAAAATGAAGTGAAACCTCAAATCTGGCCAGCCAAGACGTGTGAAAATGAAGTGAAACCTGAAATGAAGCCAACGGAGACGTGTGAAAAGGAAGTGAAACCTGAAATGAAGCCAACGGAGACTTGTGAAAAGGAAGTGAAACCTGAAATGCGGCCAACTGGTTTCGCTGCGATCAATGCAGATAATATAAAGCGTGTTTATGTGCGGAAGAGTTTGGTTCTGGAGTTATTGAAGAAGCATACAGAGAGCTTTGAGGAAAAGGTAGTGGGATGCTTTGTGAAAGTGAGGAATGACCCTAGGGACCGTATACCATACCAGGTCTTGCAGGTTACAG GCATTAAAACTGCTGATGACCATAGTCAGGGCCTGCTTCTTGATGTTGCTGGTATGACAAGTAGTGTTAGCATTTCCAAGTTGGATGATTCCGACATAAGCAAG GAAGAGATTGAACATTTGAAGAAAAAAGTGACAAGTGGACTTTTGAGACAGCCAACTGTT GTTGAGATGGAGCAGAAGGCTAAGGCTCTCCATGAAGATATAACAAAACAt tggaTTGCAAGGCAGCTTATCATCCTGCAGAAACGCGTCAACTGTGCTAATGAGAAAGGACGGAGAGAAGA TATTGCGGGGGTCTATTGTACATTAGACGAGTATTTGGAGCAGAGAGAGCGTCTCCAAAAACCGTCAGAGCAGGAGAGACTATTAAGAGAGACTCCAAGGATCATTGAAGACCTCATTGAGATTAAACGAGAACCAGCCGCATCCTCAGAGAGCAGCAAACAAGGGAACATGAGTGGTATGTCTCAGGAGGCGGCGATAGAGATCGACTGA
- the LOC130494543 gene encoding uncharacterized protein LOC130494543, with the protein MCVRVLRECLCGDDELLSRYTDYFEEAFSGVAFPWVKMFKDAPLSTLIDVPLSHIPDSVYGTTRNWLDMPPVELEDFSAFVLRAFDQILLDLEAQQGGGDSKSQVGMLVALAIVLRCKPEALVPVLPILRESPKYQGHDKLPVTVWMLAQASKSNDLCLGLYSWSHNLLPLVTVSSKKRCYIPQSMDLILQFVEEILSRPRAPAILVDGALREGEPLIPLTSFEILVRLAFPAPDARVESTARVEAIYPLLKDVALSPDMPGGSNAGKQMFTFSLRSARKGIVTGNPVLAEEATSIAVWCVMESVDCFEHWDILYRENLEASVALLKELLGQRMFFRKLSTSPSDTLTVNQTMESFRRKNKKAIAEGGSNRSLYKEADKYCTLISWRISRGDDGGFRMTPINVLVLAAVGASVGVAVGAATFGAATLGAVDVAVGALGATVGAAAVGALIASFH; encoded by the exons atgtgtGTACGAGTGCTT AGAGAGTGTTTGTGTGGGGATGATGAGCTGTTGTCGAGGTATACCGATTACTTTGAAGAGGCATTCTCAGGAGTAGCGTTCCCATGGGTGAAGATGTTCAAGGACGCTCCTTTGTCCACTCTCATCGAT GTTCCGTTATCTCATATTCCTGATTCTGTCTACGGAACAACACGCAATTGGCTCGACATGCCTCCAGTTGAACTTGAGGATTTCTCTGCCTTCGTACTGCGTGCGTTTGATCAGATCCTCCTCGATTTGGAAGCACAACAAGGAGGTGGTGACTCCAAATCTCAG GTGGGAATGTTAGTTGCGTTAGCCATCGTTTTGCGTTGTAAACCTGAGGCTTTGGTTCCTGTCTTACCCATTCTGAGAGAGTCTCCTAAGTATCAGGGACACGACAAGCTTCCCGTTACTGTTTGGATGTTGGCTCAGGCCTCCAAAAGTAACGATCTATGTCTTGGCTTGTATTCATGGTCACATAACTTGCTACCACTTGTCACAGTCAGTAGTAAGAAGCGTTGCTATATCCCTCAGTCTATGGATCTAATCCTGCAATTCGTTGAGGA GATTCTGTCGCGTCCAAGGGCTCCGGCCATACTTGTAGATGGAGCTCTTAGGGAAGGAGAGCCGCTCATTCCACTTACTTCATTTGAGATCTTGGTGCGTCTCGCATTCCCTGCTCCAGACGCAAGAGTAGag TCTACAGCAAGGGTTGAGGCAATATATCCCTTGCTGAAGGACGTGGCTCTTTCACCAGATATGCCAGGAGGAAGCAACGCCGGGAAGCAGATGTTCACTTTTTCCTTGAGATCAGCCAGAAAGGGTATTGTTACAGGAAATCCTGTTTTAGCCGAGGAAGCTACATCTATCGCTGTCTGGTGTGTGATGGAAAGCGTTGACTGCTTTGAGCACTGGGACATTCTCTATAGGGAGAATCTAGAAGCTAGTGTTGCTCTTCTTAAAGAGCTGCTAGGCCAAAGGATGTTTTTCCGCAAGCTATCAACATCACCAAGCGATACTCTCACTGTCAATCAAACTATGGAGAGCTTCAGGCGTAAG AACAAAAAAGCCATCGCTGAAGGAGGATCCAATCGTTCTCTTTACAAAGAAGCTGACAAGTACTGCACACTGATCTCGTGGAGAATCTCCCGTGGAGATGATGGAGGCTTCAGAATGACACCCATTAATGTTTTGGTTCTAGCTGCTGTCGGAGCTTCTGTGGGAGTTGCTGTAGGAGCTGCTACTTTCGGAGCTGCTACTCTCGGAGCTGTAGACGTTGCTGTCGGAGCTCTCGGCGCTACTGTCGGAGCTGCTGCTGTCGGAGCTCTTATTGCATCATTCCACTAG